AACAGGACCTGGCACCTAGATCGAAATAACTTTCTTGTATTCAGCCATGCGTTTTTCGATATCAGCGATGGTTGTTTTCGCCAACGCTTTCACGCTGAAGTCTTGGATCGTGTGGCTGGCAAGGATGCTGCCGTTGATGCAAGCTTGTTTCATATCTTTCACAGTTGGCTTGCCTGGGCGGCTTGCCAAGTAACCGAAGAAGCCACCGGCAAATGTATCACCAGCACCTGTTGGATCTGTCACTTTCGCGATTGGGAAAGCCGGAAGAACAAAATAACCTTCTTCCTTCGAGAACATGATGAAACCATACTCACCGCGCTTGATCACAACAGCTTTTGGACCAAGCTCAACGATTTTTGCTGCCGCTTCAATCGCGTTACCAGCACCTGTCAGCATTTCTGCTTCCGTTTCGTTGATCAAGATCACATCAACCTTCGCCAAAACCTTCAAAAGGTCTGCATTGGCGATATCGATCCAAAGATTCATTGTATCCATGCCCACGAATTGTGGGTTTTTAACTTGGTTCAAAACTTCGAGCTGCAAAGCAGGAACGATGTTTGCCAAGAATACGAATGAAGAATTTTTATAACTTTCTGGCAATTTCGGATTGAAGTGTTCAAACACGTTGAGTTCAGTTCTCAGCGTCTTTGCTTCGTTCATGTCGCCTTCGTATTTGCCTTCCCAGTGGAATGTCTTACCAGGAACTTTTTCAAGTCCTTCGAGATCTACGCCACGGTCTTTGAGAAGCTTGTAATCAGCTTCTTCGTAATCTTCACCAACAACACCGACAACACGCACTTTTGCGTAGAGGCTCGCCGCCAAAGAGAAGTAATTCGCCGAACCACCCAGAGCGCGATCTACGCGTCCTGAAGGAGTTTCGATGCTATCATAGGCTAGGCTGCCCACCACTAAAATGTCGCTCATTTGTGCCACCAATTTTTGAGTTAGAAATATCCATTGTTTCTGGTCTGTCTTTAACTGTCGTCAGCTGACCGCAGGCTGCGTAGATATCGCGGCCCATGGTTCTGCGCAACAATACGTGCGCGCCCAAGCGGATCAATTCCGTGTGAAACTTCTGGATTTGCTCGTCATCAGGACGCTCAAAACCTGAACCCGGATGTTCATTGAAAGGAATGATATTGATCTTGCTTGGAACGTCTTTCAAAAGTTTCACGAGTTCTTTTGCGTGCTCCATTTGGTCTGTTACGCCTTTCAACAAAACGTACTCGAAAGTAATTTTGTCTTTCGTAACTTTGCAGTATTCACGGCAAGCATCGAGAAGTTCTTTGATGTTATACTTCTTATTGATCGGCATCACGCGAGAACGGATCTCGTCGTTAGAGCCATTCAAGCTCACTGCCAAACGCACGCGTGCATCAGACACCAGCTTAATTTGCGGCACAAGGCCTGAAGTTGAAACTGTGATCTTACGGCGTGAAAGCATCATGCCCCAAGGGTTCGTCAAAACTTCGATGGATTTAAAAACCGCTTCTGGATTATCAAGGGGCTCGCCCATCCCCATGAACACGATATTCGAAATACGTTGGCCTTCTGCCAAACGATCGTGAACTTGCATGAACTGACCGACGATTTCTTCTGTCGTCAAACGGCGCTTCAATTTTTGCTTGCCCGTGAAGCAGAATTTGCAAGCCATGTTGCAACCCACTTCCGAAGAGATACACAAAGTCAGACGGTCGTCAGACGGAATCAATACCGCCTCAACGCTGTTACCTTGTTTCATGTCGAAAAGAAATTTCTGAGTGCCATCGACGGATTTGAGATGTTTCAAAACCGGTGGCAAATCAAAGCTCAAAATATCCGGCAATTCAGCGCGGAAGGCTTTCGAAAGATTGCTCATCTGCTCAACGTCCGTCACACGCTGCTCATAGACCCATTTAAAGATCTGCTGTGCGCGGAACTGTTCTTTTCCGAGACCTTTTAAGAAGCTTTTTAAGTCTTCTAAAGTCATCGAATAAAAGTTTACTTTTCCTGTGGGAGTGGTCGTTTCGAGAAACTTGGGTTCAATTGCGGACGAATCATTTTCGTATGCGTTGAACATAACTTGAGTCTCCTTCTTGCTTGCTACAGCATTTTCAAAAGGTTTGTTTGAAGTCATTTTTTCAAAGAGGCAAGAACTTACAATAAGTTGTATTGAAACGCCAGAGATAGCGTTGAACGCTCGAACTTTTCCTTTTTTTTCATAGATAAACTGTGAGCGGTTGAAAGTGGCGTGCTCCACGAAGAACCCGCAAACCTCAAAGTGTTTGCTCCCATTTCTCAAAATTTCTCTCTCACTCTTCATTAGTGTTTCCGATAAGTTAACTAGAGGGAACCATGCAACTCAGGTACGTTATCGGACTCGTTCTAGTCGGACTATCTTTGCTAATTCAAGAGTCCTCGCTGCGCGCGGCGATGATCCCTTTCGCCTTTTGGAAAAAATCCGGGCCAGCAACCTGCACTTTCTCTTCTAACACGACGGTGACCGCCGCCAACGTAGCGACCTATTCAAATTGCATTTGGAGTATCGGAGCTGGGGTGACTGTCACCATCAACTATCCTGGCGCAATCGGAATTTCGGGATTAACGATGACCTCTACCAGTACTCTCACCCAAACTGGTTGCACCACTACCGGATGCGGAGCCGTGATCTACCTCTTAATTTCCGGCAACGCGACAATCCCTAGCGGCGCAAAAATCACCGCTGACGGAACTGGATATCTCGGCGGTTATCAAACAGGTTCTGATAGTGTCACGAATAATGCGACCACAGGTCGGACTTTGAATAACGCTACCGGCGCCGGAGCCACCGCCGGAGGATCTTACGGAGGCTGGGGAGGATGGAACTCCAGCAAGGCGACCAATGTGCCACCCCCTCCCTATGGACAACCGAAAGGCCCCCTCTCTTATGGCAGTGGCGGCGGCGGAAGTGCGGCCGCGAAAAAAGGCGGGAACGGTGGTGGAGTCATCGCTCTCCTCGTCAATGGCGACTTAACCATCGATGGCAATGGAAGCACTCCAGCGATCAGTTCCAATGGTGGCAGCGCTCAATGTGGCGGTGGATCTGGCGGATCTATTTATATTTCGGTGATGGGTACTTTTTCCAGCTCGAGCAGCGGGGTTCTTGTGGGTGCCAGTGGTGGCACCGGCGGAGGCACTGCAACTTGTGGCTCCGGCAATAACTCCGGTGGCGGCGGCGGCGGACGAGTTGCGATCAACTATTCAACTATCAGCGGCACCCTATGGTCAGGAAGCATTCAAACCTATGGCGGAACAAGCACCGGTGGCGCCGCGTATGCCGGCGGCTCCGGCACCGTTGTGATCAAAGGTCCCAGCGCGACCTACGGCGACCTCTATGTTAACGGCAGCAACAACTCCACTTACAAGATCAACGGAACACCCATTGGAGCGTTTGGTCGCATCACCTCTGTCACCTCAAGCAGCGTCGGATTTTCAAGCTTATATTATGCCGTTGGCACATCCGATTACTCCGCTGGCGCGAATCTCGTACCAGATACGGATGCTTTGTCTATCAGTCAAAACGCCATCACGACCTACTCTGCATCCAGCATAAGTGTGGGCAGTGGCGATCTGACGACTTTGACTTCCGTTGGAAAAATGTGGGGAGTCTATGACAACAACAGCACCGTCTATGATACGATCTACATCTCAGACTCCGTCATCGTTCATGCCGCTGTGCTTGTTGCGGCGAACTCAATCAATGTCAGCAACACTGCGACACTCGTAGCTTCGACAATCTCTGCAAACTACGTGTACTTGAATGACACTTCTGTGCTGTCACCGTTTCCAGGGGACACCAATTACATTGGTCGACTCAAGATTTCTGCCGTCGCACTGACGGTAGCCTCTGGTGCCAAAATCTCGGCAGATGGACTTGGATATTTGGGT
The sequence above is drawn from the Bdellovibrionales bacterium genome and encodes:
- the rlmN gene encoding 23S rRNA (adenine(2503)-C(2))-methyltransferase RlmN, with the translated sequence MFNAYENDSSAIEPKFLETTTPTGKVNFYSMTLEDLKSFLKGLGKEQFRAQQIFKWVYEQRVTDVEQMSNLSKAFRAELPDILSFDLPPVLKHLKSVDGTQKFLFDMKQGNSVEAVLIPSDDRLTLCISSEVGCNMACKFCFTGKQKLKRRLTTEEIVGQFMQVHDRLAEGQRISNIVFMGMGEPLDNPEAVFKSIEVLTNPWGMMLSRRKITVSTSGLVPQIKLVSDARVRLAVSLNGSNDEIRSRVMPINKKYNIKELLDACREYCKVTKDKITFEYVLLKGVTDQMEHAKELVKLLKDVPSKINIIPFNEHPGSGFERPDDEQIQKFHTELIRLGAHVLLRRTMGRDIYAACGQLTTVKDRPETMDISNSKIGGTNERHFSGGQPSL
- a CDS encoding bifunctional hydroxymethylpyrimidine kinase/phosphomethylpyrimidine kinase yields the protein MSDILVVGSLAYDSIETPSGRVDRALGGSANYFSLAASLYAKVRVVGVVGEDYEEADYKLLKDRGVDLEGLEKVPGKTFHWEGKYEGDMNEAKTLRTELNVFEHFNPKLPESYKNSSFVFLANIVPALQLEVLNQVKNPQFVGMDTMNLWIDIANADLLKVLAKVDVILINETEAEMLTGAGNAIEAAAKIVELGPKAVVIKRGEYGFIMFSKEEGYFVLPAFPIAKVTDPTGAGDTFAGGFFGYLASRPGKPTVKDMKQACINGSILASHTIQDFSVKALAKTTIADIEKRMAEYKKVISI